Proteins co-encoded in one Streptococcus pyogenes genomic window:
- a CDS encoding PaaI family thioesterase, with the protein MSDLTQEMTLNVISIFDNYQIELAEKGHLILSTEVTETALNYYGNAHGGYLFTLCDQVGGLVARTTGVESVTLQANANYLKAGHKGDKLMVEGRLVHGGRTTQVVDVTIHNQTGALLTKTSLTMFVTGRRHNG; encoded by the coding sequence ATGTCAGATTTAACACAAGAGATGACCTTAAATGTTATTAGTATTTTTGATAATTACCAAATTGAACTTGCTGAAAAAGGACACCTTATTTTAAGTACTGAAGTGACTGAGACGGCTTTGAATTATTATGGGAATGCCCATGGTGGTTATCTTTTCACTCTATGTGATCAAGTAGGTGGTTTGGTTGCTAGAACTACTGGCGTAGAATCTGTCACCTTACAGGCCAATGCTAACTATTTAAAAGCAGGGCACAAGGGAGACAAGCTGATGGTTGAAGGTCGATTGGTTCATGGAGGTCGAACCACGCAGGTGGTTGATGTGACGATTCATAACCAAACAGGAGCTCTTCTAACAAAAACAAGCTTGACCATGTTTGTGACTGGCCGACGTCATAACGGGTGA
- the rlmD gene encoding 23S rRNA (uracil(1939)-C(5))-methyltransferase RlmD: MLKKNDIIQVAISDLSHEGAGVAKHDGFVFFVDNALPEEVIDMRVLKVNKNSGFGKVEAYHYLSSARNADVNLTYLRTGIADLGHLTYEDQLTFKKKQVQDSLYKIAGISDVTVESTIGMTEPLAYRNKAQVPVRRVNGQLETGFFRKHSHDLIPISDYYIQDKEIDRLINFTRDLLRRFDIKPYDETEQTGLLRNIVVRRGHYSGEMMLVLVTTRPKVFRVDQVIEKIVEAFPAVVSIIQNINDKNTNAIFGKDFKTLYGKDTITDSMLGNNYAISAQSFYQVNTVMAEKLYQTAIAFSDLSKDDIVIDAYSGIGTIGLSFAKTVKAVYGVEVIEAAVRDAQQNAALNGITNAYFVADTAEHAMATWAKDGIKPSVILVDPPRKGLTESFIQASVAMGPQKITYVSCNPATMARDIKRYQELGYKLAKVQPVDLFPQTHHVECVVLLIKE, encoded by the coding sequence ATGTTGAAAAAAAATGATATTATCCAAGTTGCTATTTCAGATTTAAGCCATGAGGGAGCAGGTGTCGCTAAACACGATGGTTTTGTTTTCTTTGTTGATAATGCCTTGCCAGAAGAAGTGATTGACATGCGTGTCTTAAAGGTCAATAAAAACAGCGGTTTTGGCAAAGTAGAAGCCTATCATTACCTGTCGTCAGCTAGAAATGCAGATGTCAATTTAACTTATTTGCGAACAGGCATTGCAGACCTTGGACATCTAACTTATGAAGACCAACTGACTTTCAAAAAGAAACAAGTTCAGGACAGCCTCTATAAAATTGCTGGAATCAGTGACGTGACAGTCGAAAGCACGATTGGGATGACAGAACCTTTAGCTTACCGAAATAAGGCTCAAGTTCCTGTTAGACGTGTTAATGGTCAGCTAGAAACAGGCTTTTTCCGCAAGCATTCTCATGACTTGATTCCTATTTCGGATTATTATATTCAGGACAAAGAGATTGATCGTCTCATTAATTTTACCCGTGATTTATTACGCCGCTTTGATATTAAACCGTATGACGAAACAGAACAAACAGGTCTCTTGAGAAATATTGTTGTTCGCCGAGGTCATTACTCTGGAGAAATGATGCTGGTCTTAGTGACTACACGCCCAAAAGTTTTCCGTGTTGACCAAGTCATTGAAAAAATCGTTGAAGCTTTTCCAGCAGTGGTGTCTATTATTCAAAATATTAATGATAAGAACACCAATGCAATCTTTGGTAAAGATTTCAAAACGCTTTACGGCAAGGATACCATTACTGATAGCATGCTTGGAAACAACTATGCCATTTCTGCTCAGTCTTTCTACCAAGTGAATACGGTTATGGCAGAAAAACTCTATCAAACAGCTATAGCCTTTTCAGACCTTTCTAAAGATGATATTGTGATTGACGCCTACTCAGGTATCGGAACCATTGGCCTATCATTTGCTAAAACCGTTAAAGCTGTTTATGGTGTTGAAGTGATTGAAGCAGCTGTTAGAGATGCTCAACAGAATGCCGCTCTTAATGGCATCACCAATGCCTACTTTGTCGCAGATACCGCAGAACATGCCATGGCAACATGGGCGAAAGATGGCATCAAACCAAGTGTTATTCTGGTAGACCCGCCACGAAAAGGCTTAACAGAAAGTTTCATCCAAGCCAGCGTGGCAATGGGACCACAAAAAATTACCTACGTTTCCTGCAACCCAGCCACCATGGCGCGTGACATAAAGCGTTATCAAGAGTTGGGTTACAAACTGGCCAAAGTACAGCCCGTAGATTTGTTTCCGCAAACGCATCACGTCGAGTGCGTAGTGTTGCTAATCAAGGAGTAA
- a CDS encoding LCP family protein, with protein MTKYPMGGLSHHEELRYFYLLRNLSYLSENEKKEFAFLKSKLEIGRAYAPSKQHYRKSKRQEPYFEDDYYNDYSPNDLLEDDDVNHDSSFVPYGLPIYPKEDRYLNKKTKLTARRPIDAPQPIDEDDAFLTESVARCALPRSQKRKHKKKGCMKWFFNILGLLLMTVLMGLGLMFAKGVFDISTNKANYKPAVSQAFDGQETQDGTNILILGSDQRVTQGSTDARTDTIMVVNVGNHAKKIKMVSFMRDTLINIPGYSYNDNSYDLKLNSAFNLGEQEDHHGAEYVRRALKHNFDIDIKYYVMVDFETFAEAIDTLFPNGVKIDAKFATVGGVAVDSVEVPDDLRMKNGVVPNQTIEVGEQRMDGRTLLNYARFRKDDEGDFGRTVRQQQVMSAVMSQIKDPTKLFTGSAAIGKIYALTSTNVSFPFVVKNGVSVLGSGKNGVEHVTIPENGDWVDEYDMYGGQALYIDFDKYQKTLAKLGLR; from the coding sequence ATGACAAAATACCCCATGGGTGGCCTTAGTCACCATGAAGAATTACGTTATTTTTATCTCCTAAGGAATTTGAGTTACCTTAGTGAGAATGAAAAAAAAGAGTTTGCTTTTTTAAAATCTAAATTGGAAATTGGTCGAGCTTATGCTCCTTCTAAGCAGCATTATAGGAAGTCAAAACGGCAAGAACCTTACTTTGAAGATGACTACTATAACGACTACTCACCAAATGATTTACTAGAAGATGATGACGTCAATCATGACTCTTCTTTTGTTCCATATGGTTTACCGATATATCCTAAAGAAGACAGATATTTAAACAAAAAAACAAAACTTACAGCTCGTAGACCTATAGATGCTCCGCAGCCTATTGATGAAGACGATGCTTTTTTAACAGAGTCTGTTGCTCGTTGTGCTCTTCCTAGATCTCAAAAAAGGAAGCATAAGAAAAAAGGATGTATGAAATGGTTTTTTAACATTCTTGGCTTATTGCTAATGACTGTGCTTATGGGGTTAGGGTTGATGTTTGCAAAAGGGGTTTTTGATATTTCTACTAATAAAGCTAATTACAAACCAGCTGTTTCCCAAGCTTTTGATGGTCAAGAAACTCAAGATGGTACGAACATTCTGATTTTGGGTTCTGACCAACGAGTTACTCAAGGTTCTACAGATGCTCGCACAGATACCATTATGGTTGTCAATGTCGGCAACCATGCTAAAAAAATAAAAATGGTCTCTTTTATGCGTGACACTTTGATTAACATTCCAGGATACAGTTATAATGATAATTCGTATGATCTTAAATTAAATAGTGCATTTAATCTTGGAGAGCAAGAAGATCACCACGGAGCAGAGTACGTTCGACGGGCCTTAAAACATAATTTTGATATCGACATTAAGTATTATGTGATGGTAGATTTTGAAACATTTGCAGAAGCTATTGACACCTTGTTTCCAAATGGTGTTAAGATTGATGCCAAATTTGCGACAGTAGGTGGTGTAGCTGTTGACTCCGTAGAAGTTCCAGATGACTTGCGAATGAAAAATGGGGTTGTTCCCAACCAAACCATCGAAGTTGGAGAACAACGCATGGATGGTAGAACCTTGCTCAACTATGCTCGTTTCCGTAAAGATGACGAAGGAGATTTCGGACGAACCGTCCGGCAGCAACAGGTTATGTCAGCTGTTATGTCCCAAATCAAAGACCCAACTAAACTCTTTACAGGGTCTGCGGCTATTGGTAAAATCTATGCGCTGACTTCGACCAATGTTTCTTTCCCATTTGTTGTTAAAAATGGTGTTTCTGTTTTAGGAAGTGGGAAAAATGGAGTTGAGCACGTGACCATCCCAGAAAATGGGGATTGGGTTGACGAATACGATATGTATGGAGGACAAGCCCTTTACATAGATTTTGATAAGTATCAGAAAACGTTAGCCAAATTAGGTCTGCGCTAA
- a CDS encoding shikimate kinase, whose protein sequence is MTKVLLGFMGVGKTTVSKHLSMHCKDMDAIIEAKIGMSIAAFFEQHGEIAFRTIESQVLKDLLFANDNSIIVTGGGVVVLQENRQLLRKNHQHNILLVASFETLYQRLKHDKKSQRPLFLKYSKEAFYEFYQQRMVFYEGLSDLVIRVDHRTPEEVANIIEGY, encoded by the coding sequence ATGACTAAAGTGTTATTGGGATTTATGGGAGTGGGGAAAACAACGGTTTCGAAACACCTAAGTATGCACTGTAAAGATATGGATGCTATTATTGAAGCTAAAATCGGTATGTCTATTGCAGCTTTTTTTGAACAGCATGGAGAAATAGCATTTCGAACAATTGAAAGTCAAGTGTTAAAAGATCTATTGTTTGCAAATGATAATAGTATCATCGTAACAGGTGGCGGTGTAGTGGTTTTACAAGAAAATCGACAATTACTGAGAAAAAATCACCAGCATAATATTTTATTGGTAGCTTCTTTTGAAACTTTGTACCAGCGTTTAAAACATGATAAAAAGTCTCAAAGACCTCTATTTCTTAAGTACTCTAAGGAAGCATTTTATGAATTTTATCAACAACGTATGGTATTTTATGAGGGACTTTCAGATTTAGTAATCAGAGTTGACCATCGTACGCCTGAAGAAGTTGCCAACATCATTGAGGGTTATTAG
- the aroA gene encoding 3-phosphoshikimate 1-carboxyvinyltransferase, whose product MKLRTNAGPLQGTIQVPGDKSISHRAVILGAVAKGETRVKGLLKGEDVLSTIQAFRNLGVRIEEKDDQLVIEGQGFQGLNAPCQTLNMGNSGTSMRLIAGLLAGQPFSVKMIGDESLSKRPMDRIVYPLKQMGVEISGETDRQFPPLQLQGNRNLQPITYTLPISSAQVKSAILLAALQAKGTTQVVEKEITRNHTEEMIQQFGGRLIVDGKRITLVGPQQLTAQEITVPGDISSAAFWLVAGLIIPGSELLLKNVGVNPTRTGILEVVEKMGAQIVYEDMNKKEQVTSIRVVYSNMKGTIISGGLIPRLIDELPIIALLATQAQGTTCIKDAQELRVKETDRIQVVTDILNSMGANIKATADGMIIKGPTVLYGANTSTYGDHRIGMMTAIAALLVKQGQVHLDKEEAIMTSYPTFFKDLERLCHD is encoded by the coding sequence ATGAAATTGCGAACAAATGCAGGACCATTACAGGGAACGATTCAAGTTCCAGGAGACAAGTCCATTAGTCACCGGGCAGTCATATTAGGAGCCGTTGCTAAAGGGGAAACACGAGTAAAAGGACTCTTAAAAGGAGAAGATGTGCTTTCCACGATTCAAGCCTTTAGGAATTTGGGGGTCCGTATCGAAGAAAAAGATGACCAGCTTGTGATAGAAGGTCAAGGTTTTCAAGGATTGAACGCTCCTTGTCAGACACTTAATATGGGAAATTCTGGAACCTCTATGCGCCTCATTGCTGGCTTATTGGCAGGTCAACCTTTTAGTGTCAAAATGATTGGCGATGAAAGCTTATCCAAACGTCCTATGGATCGGATTGTTTATCCGTTAAAGCAAATGGGGGTTGAGATATCTGGAGAAACAGATAGGCAATTTCCTCCACTACAATTGCAAGGTAATCGTAATTTACAACCAATCACATATACCTTGCCTATCTCTTCTGCTCAGGTTAAGTCAGCTATTTTATTAGCAGCTTTGCAAGCAAAAGGAACAACACAGGTTGTTGAAAAAGAGATTACTCGAAACCATACAGAAGAAATGATTCAACAATTTGGTGGACGATTGATAGTTGATGGTAAACGCATTACTTTGGTGGGACCCCAGCAGCTCACTGCTCAAGAGATAACTGTCCCCGGAGATATTTCTAGTGCAGCTTTTTGGCTTGTCGCCGGCTTAATTATTCCTGGTTCGGAGCTCCTTTTAAAGAATGTTGGAGTCAATCCGACACGAACAGGGATTCTTGAAGTGGTTGAAAAAATGGGAGCACAGATTGTCTATGAAGATATGAATAAGAAAGAGCAAGTAACTAGTATTCGAGTGGTATATTCTAACATGAAAGGAACTATCATATCAGGAGGTCTTATCCCTCGATTGATTGATGAACTGCCCATCATTGCACTTCTTGCAACCCAAGCACAAGGAACAACCTGTATTAAAGATGCTCAAGAATTACGAGTCAAAGAAACAGATCGTATTCAAGTAGTAACTGATATTCTTAACAGTATGGGAGCTAATATCAAAGCGACAGCAGATGGCATGATTATCAAAGGCCCTACGGTACTATATGGGGCTAACACAAGTACCTATGGAGATCATCGTATTGGTATGATGACAGCAATTGCAGCCTTGCTTGTTAAACAAGGACAGGTCCATTTGGATAAAGAAGAAGCCATCATGACGTCTTATCCAACGTTTTTCAAAGATTTAGAAAGGCTGTGTCATGACTAA
- a CDS encoding YihY/virulence factor BrkB family protein has protein sequence MAEKKWFDKVLSKWQYEPIQVFMRHLQSAEMDLSAIAVAYYLILTAFPLIVIAANIFPYLNIDIADLLRLMKQNLPKDIFRPASAIVENIFSKPSGSVLGVATLTGLWTMSRSLTSLQKAINKAYGASQHRDFFIGHLVGLLTSLIILFLLAFALIFSIFSKAAIQVLDKHYHLSDNITTIFLLLIQPITVLIIFVGLMLLYFLLPNVKIKKIRYILPGTLFTSFVMTFLSNLVGNYVVYNVERMVDIKMFGSVMIFIIMLWFIFLARILILGAIFNATYQEMSLGKLEGRSGDMIAILKKTLGNDSDLSPSQSIEDSHTD, from the coding sequence ATGGCAGAAAAAAAATGGTTTGATAAGGTACTGTCCAAGTGGCAGTATGAACCCATTCAAGTCTTTATGAGGCATTTACAAAGTGCAGAAATGGATTTATCTGCCATTGCGGTTGCGTATTACCTTATCTTAACGGCCTTTCCATTAATTGTTATTGCAGCCAATATTTTTCCTTACCTCAATATTGATATTGCTGATTTGTTACGTTTAATGAAGCAAAATTTGCCTAAAGATATTTTTAGACCGGCTTCTGCAATTGTAGAAAATATTTTCTCTAAACCGTCTGGAAGTGTTTTGGGAGTAGCGACTTTGACAGGATTATGGACAATGTCTCGAAGTTTGACATCGCTACAAAAAGCTATTAATAAAGCCTATGGCGCTTCTCAGCATCGAGATTTCTTTATCGGACACTTGGTTGGTTTGTTGACCAGTTTAATTATTTTATTTTTATTAGCCTTTGCCTTAATCTTTTCAATATTTTCTAAAGCTGCTATTCAAGTGCTGGATAAGCATTACCATTTGAGTGATAATATCACAACGATTTTCTTGCTCCTCATTCAACCTATTACAGTTTTGATTATTTTTGTTGGCTTGATGCTACTATATTTTTTATTACCCAATGTTAAGATTAAAAAAATTCGCTACATTTTACCAGGAACCCTATTTACATCTTTTGTGATGACATTTTTGAGTAATCTGGTTGGCAATTACGTTGTGTATAATGTTGAGCGGATGGTAGATATTAAAATGTTTGGTTCAGTTATGATTTTTATCATCATGCTATGGTTTATTTTCTTAGCAAGAATCCTGATTTTAGGAGCTATATTTAATGCGACCTATCAAGAAATGTCCTTGGGGAAATTAGAAGGTCGTAGTGGTGATATGATCGCTATCCTTAAAAAAACACTTGGGAATGATTCAGATCTATCTCCTTCACAGTCTATCGAAGATAGTCACACTGATTGA
- a CDS encoding methionyl aminopeptidase produces MITLKSAREIEAMDRAGDFLAGIHIGLRDIIKPGVDMWEVEAYVRRRCKEDNVLPLQIGVDGHMMDYPYATCCGLNDEVAHAFPRHYILKEGDLLKVDMVLSEPLDKSIVDVAALDFDNVPEMKKWTGSYTGGLADSCWAYAVGTPSDEIKQLMDVTKEAMYRGIEKAVIGNRIGDIGAAVQEYAESFGYGVVRDLVGHGVGPTMHEEPMVPNYGTAGRGLRLKEGMVLTVEPMINTGTWEIDTDIKTGWAHKTLDGGLSCQYEHQFVITKDGPVILTSQGEERTY; encoded by the coding sequence ATGATAACATTAAAATCAGCCCGTGAAATAGAAGCGATGGATAGAGCAGGAGACTTCTTAGCAGGTATCCATATTGGCTTAAGGGATATTATTAAGCCTGGTGTGGATATGTGGGAAGTGGAAGCATATGTTCGTCGCCGTTGTAAAGAAGACAACGTTCTTCCTTTGCAAATAGGGGTTGATGGTCACATGATGGACTATCCTTATGCGACCTGTTGTGGTCTAAATGACGAAGTAGCACATGCCTTTCCCCGTCATTACATTCTGAAAGAAGGGGATTTGCTTAAAGTTGACATGGTACTCAGTGAGCCTTTGGATAAATCAATTGTTGATGTAGCAGCTTTAGATTTTGATAACGTACCTGAGATGAAGAAATGGACAGGATCTTATACCGGTGGTTTAGCTGACTCTTGTTGGGCTTATGCTGTTGGAACACCGTCTGACGAAATAAAGCAATTAATGGATGTCACCAAAGAAGCCATGTACCGTGGTATTGAAAAAGCAGTAATTGGCAATCGTATTGGTGATATTGGCGCAGCTGTTCAAGAATACGCTGAAAGCTTCGGTTATGGTGTCGTGCGTGATCTTGTTGGTCACGGTGTTGGTCCTACAATGCATGAAGAGCCAATGGTACCAAACTATGGAACAGCAGGTCGTGGACTTCGTCTAAAAGAAGGCATGGTCTTGACTGTTGAGCCAATGATTAATACAGGAACTTGGGAAATTGATACCGACATCAAGACAGGTTGGGCTCATAAAACCCTAGATGGTGGTTTATCTTGCCAATACGAACACCAATTTGTGATTACTAAAGATGGTCCCGTTATTTTAACAAGTCAAGGAGAAGAAAGAACTTACTAA
- the spxR gene encoding CBS-HotDog domain-containing transcription factor SpxR, with protein MSKHQDILDYLEKLAIGKKVSVRSISNHLKVSDGTAYRAIKEAENRGIVETKPRSGTVRIEKKGRVRIDRLTYSEIARISDSEVLAGHAGLGHEFSRFSIGAMTQQNIRRYLVKGGLLIVGDRETIQLLALENHNAILVTGGFPVSKRVIEMANNQRIPVMVTHYDTFTVATMINHALSNIRIKTDLKTVEQVMIPITDYGYLCEDSSVEEFNTLIKKTRQVRFPVLDYKRKVIGVVSMRDVVDQLPTTKLTKVMSKNPITARPNTSLANISQKMIFEDLNMLPVTDEENNLLGMITRRQAMENLPNHQPNNPYTYSEQILSNLEETVDYYQVVVEPTMIDSAGNMSNGVISEFLKEISIRALTKKHQKNIIIEQMMVYFLHAIQIEDELKIYPKIITENRRSSTIDIEIFVDDQVIAKAIITTKIN; from the coding sequence TTAAAAGTAAGCGATGGAACAGCCTACCGTGCTATTAAAGAGGCAGAAAATCGAGGTATTGTCGAAACCAAACCAAGAAGTGGAACTGTTCGTATTGAAAAAAAAGGACGGGTTCGTATTGACCGTCTGACCTATTCCGAAATTGCTCGGATCAGTGATTCGGAAGTGCTAGCGGGACATGCTGGTTTAGGACATGAATTTAGTAGGTTTTCAATTGGTGCTATGACTCAACAAAATATTCGTCGTTACTTGGTCAAAGGAGGGTTATTAATAGTTGGGGATCGTGAAACGATTCAACTCTTAGCTCTTGAAAACCATAATGCCATTTTGGTGACGGGCGGATTTCCAGTATCCAAACGTGTTATTGAAATGGCAAATAACCAACGAATCCCAGTTATGGTAACTCATTATGATACCTTTACTGTGGCAACAATGATTAATCACGCGCTATCTAATATTCGTATTAAAACAGATCTCAAAACAGTTGAACAGGTAATGATACCTATTACAGATTATGGTTACCTTTGCGAAGACAGCTCTGTTGAAGAATTCAATACATTAATAAAAAAAACACGACAAGTCAGGTTTCCTGTATTAGATTATAAAAGAAAAGTGATTGGTGTAGTTAGTATGCGTGATGTGGTGGATCAGTTGCCAACAACTAAGCTTACCAAGGTCATGTCTAAAAATCCAATAACGGCTAGACCAAATACTAGTCTTGCTAATATTAGCCAGAAAATGATCTTTGAAGATTTAAACATGTTACCTGTCACTGACGAAGAAAACAATTTACTTGGTATGATTACTCGTAGACAAGCAATGGAAAATTTGCCAAATCACCAACCAAATAACCCCTATACTTATAGTGAGCAAATACTTTCTAACCTTGAAGAAACGGTTGATTATTATCAAGTAGTAGTTGAGCCAACAATGATTGATAGTGCTGGTAACATGTCAAACGGTGTTATTTCAGAGTTCTTAAAGGAAATTAGTATCAGAGCCCTCACGAAAAAGCACCAAAAAAATATCATTATCGAACAAATGATGGTATACTTTTTACATGCTATTCAAATTGAGGATGAATTAAAAATATATCCTAAAATCATTACTGAAAATAGACGAAGCAGCACCATTGATATTGAAATTTTTGTGGATGATCAAGTGATTGCTAAAGCTATTATTACAACGAAAATAAATTAG